One segment of Anopheles stephensi strain Indian chromosome 3, UCI_ANSTEP_V1.0, whole genome shotgun sequence DNA contains the following:
- the LOC118509034 gene encoding odorant receptor 82a-like, whose protein sequence is MPCLDEFPAYRFWYMRYCGEVERPTWWFRCRLWYAFILLCSFGPLHVLYLVKTPALDLMDTCEEIMLLQLCATVVLKFSLFVTHRTEIYDLVEGFKSILKGITVDEFSRFVKCNEVHAKLARLYVIGTTIVLMLYELVAVVTSVTISLQQHEVHFVTPFNFPFYYQHPVAYVVCFLHNLDAMLITVFVSVTIDACYSEMASNLSIHFHIVRERFERLDISAGQPFAERELSEVISYHDDVLTLAQRMTELFQESVFYLLLLLSTILCLLGYEFVMVNNIYKRAQVATLAGIMIGQAVIYTYHGSVIRDESVNVSDAIYGTNWYEATNDRKKQIHISLMRAQKPVIVKSGFIEASLPTLKKILSSSASYITMLMSLEADVSE, encoded by the exons ATGCCTTGCCTGGACGAATTCCCTGCCTACCGATTCTGGTACATGCGGTATTGTGGTGAAGTGGAACGACCGACCTGGTGGTTCCGTTGCCGTCTGTGGTATGCATTCATTTTGCTCTGTTCCTTCGGTCCGCTTCACGTGCTCTATCTCGTCAAAACTCCTGCACTGGATCTGATGGATACCTGCGAAGAGATCATGCTGCTGCAACTGTGCGCAACGGTGGTGCTGAAGTTTAGCCTGTTCGTAACTCATCGCACCGAGATCTACGATCTGGTGGAGGGATTCAAAAGCATTCTGAAGGGCATAACGGTGGATGAGTTTTCACGGTTTGTCAAGTGCAACGAGGTGCATGCGAAGCTGGCTCGGCTTTACGTGATCGGTACGACGATTGTGCTCATGCTGTACGAGCTGGTCGCGGTTGTAACCAGCGTAACAATATCGCTACAGCAACATGAAGTCCATTTTGTGACGCCATTCAA ttttcccttttattATCAACATCCGGTCGCGTATGTGGTATGCTTTCTGCATAACTTGGATGCAATGTTGATAACCGTATTTGTGAGCGTAACGATCGACGCATGCTACTCGGAGATGGCCAGCAACTTGTCTATCCACTTCCACATCGTACGGGAACGGTTTGAGAGGCTGGACATCTCCGCCGGGCAACCGTTTGCCGAGCGTGAGCTGAGTGAGGTCATTTCGTACCACGATGACGTATTAACCCTTGCGCAAAGGATGACGGAACTCTTTCAAGAATCGGTATTctacttgctgctgctactctcAACAATATTGTGCCTGCTGGGGTATGAGTTTGTTATGGTGAACAATATCTACAAACGGGCACAGGTGGCCACGTTGGCTGGTATCATGATCGGTCAGGCTGTCATCTATACCTACCATGGATCAGTGATTCGCGATGAG AGTGTAAACGTGTCGGATGCCATTTATGGCACCAACTGGTACGAAGCAACAAATGAtaggaaaaaacaaatccacaTCAGCTTGATGCGCGCCCAGAAACCGGTAATCGTAAAGAGCGGGTTCATAGAAGCCTCACTGCCAACGCTGAAGAAG ATTCTTAGCTCCAGTGCATCGTACATTACTATGCTGATGTCTTTGGAGGCTGATGTTTCAGAGTAA
- the LOC118511850 gene encoding COP9 signalosome complex subunit 1b, protein MPLPGCFSNAVEPMQVDVQPEDNENNEEDMYIVENPTIDLEQLANQYTGLAKLHRLIYVADHCPSLRLEALRMAINYVTTTYNVTLYQHLHKKLADNVSNLYLPDVASQSSGSQEIPSFDATWVESKSKKSALKLEKLDCDLKNYKANSIKESIRRGHDDLGDHYLNCGDLSNALKCYSRARDYCTSGKHVVNMCLNVIKVSIYLQNWSHVLSYVSKAEGTTEIAETSKDKDPNQVVITRLKCAAGLAELASRKYKSAAKHFLQANFDHCEFPEMISTNNVAMYGGLCALATFDRQELKQVIASSSFKLFLELEPQLRDIIFKFYESKYDSCLKLLDEIKDNLLLDMYIAPHVNALYTQIRNRALVQYFSPYMSADMRKMATAFNRSVAALENEIMQLILEGQIQARIDSHNKILYAKDADHRSATFEKAINVGKEFQRRTRMFILRAAILRRHIHVKNQPRESSNHATEICVPASGSSGGSLARN, encoded by the exons ATGCCTCTGCCCGGTTGTTTTTCG AATGCAGTCGAACCGATGCAGGTGGACGTGCAGCCGGAGGATAACGAAAACAATGAGGAGGATATGTATATAGTCGAAAACCCAACGATAGATCTGGAACAGCTCGCGAACCAGTACACGGGTTTGGCCAAGCTGCACCGGCTCATCTACGTCGCCGACCATTGCCCGTCGCTGCGCCTCGAAGCACTGCGGATGGCGATAAACTACGTGACGACCACCTACAATGTGACCCTGTATCAGCATTTGCACAAGAAGCTGGCGGACAATGTGAGCAATCTGTATCTACCCGACGTTGCCTCCCAGTCAAGCGGATCGCAGGAGATACCCTCCTTCGACGCTACCTGGGTTGAGTCGAAGAGCAAAAAGTCCGCCCTCAAGCTGGAGAAGCTGGACTGCGATCTGAAGAACTACAAAGCCAACTCTATCAAGGAAAGCATCCGGCGGGGGCACGACGATCTGGGCGATCACTACCTAAACTGTGGCGATCTTTCGAACGCGCTCAAGTGCTACTCGCGGGCCCGCGATTACTGTACCAGCGGCAAGCACGTGGTCAACATGTGCCTGAACGTGATCAAAGTGTCCATCTACCTGCAGAACTGGTCGCACGTGCTTAGCTACGTCTCGAAGGCGGAGGGCACTACCGAGATCGCGGAAACGTCCAAGGACAAGGACCCGAACCAGGTTGTGATTACGCGGCTGAAGTGTGCCGCCGGGTTGGCCGAGCTGGCGTCGCGCAAGTACAAGTCGGCCGCCAAACATTTCCTGCAGGCCAACTTTGACCACTGCGAATTTCCCGAGATGATCTCGACCAACAATGTGGCAATGTACGGGGGGCTGTGCGCGCTGGCCACGTTCGACCGGCAGGAGCTGAAGCAGGTGATTGCCAGCAGCTCGTTCAAGCTGTTTCTCGAGCTGGAACCACAGCTGCGCGATATCATATTTAAGTTCTACGAATCGAAGTACGATTCGTGCCTGAAGCTGCTGGACGAGATCAAGGACAATTTGCTGCTGGACATGTACATTGCGCCGCACGTGAACGCGCTCTACACGCAGATTCGCAACCGGGCGCTGGTACAGTACTTCAGTCCGTACATGTCCGCTGACATGCGCAAGATGGCGACCGCGTTCAATCGGTCGGTGGCGGCGCTGGAGAACGAAATCATGCAGCTCATACTCGAGGGCCAGATACAGGCGCGCATTGATTCGCACAACAAAATCCTGTACGCGAAGGATGCCGACCACCGAAGCGCCACCTTCGAGAAGGCAATCAACGTGGGCAAGGAGTTTCAGCGGCGTACGCGCATGTTTATCCTGCGAGCGGCCATCCTGCGGCGTCACATTCACGTTAAG AACCAACCCCGGGAAAGCAGTAACCATGCAACGGAAATCTGCGTCCCGGCGAGCGGATCGTCCGGCGGTAGCTTGGCGCGCAACTGA
- the LOC118511851 gene encoding corepressor interacting with RBPJ 1 — MGKGFNNYMCKKFFHPASRDNLKRVWMAEQQADAYKKKQEELRNQYEKEQELHDNKAMLSRDSKDKLSVNFMYELPPGMKKEREQESNESEYKFEWQRKYNAPRESYCKGDTEIRDQPFGIQVRNVRCIKCHKWGHINTDKECTMYSLSMSEAKKLHSEAEANQILSKGELEQQLRDDGLAMKRSAQELVTSHKLVADPEVEQAVPETEFIRSLTKKQKKKLLKKLEKIEKRQRSSKKKGKKRASGSSSGSSGTDGDSSSSSDSEPDSRAMKKKVKKLNHHRSEDRNGERKERERERANERRDKHRHPRSRSRSPHAGSSRTHDAKQGKRRDRSVSPPRRDRSRR, encoded by the exons ATGGGGAAAGGATTCAATAATTACATGTGCAAAAAGTTTTTCCATCCCGCCTCGAGGGACAACCTCAAAAGG GTATGGATGGCAGAACAGCAAGCGGATGCGTACAAGAAAAAGCAGGAAGAGCTACGGAACCAGTACGAGAAGGAGCAGGAACTGCACGACAACAAGGCAATGCTCAGCAGAGACAGCAAGGACAAGCTGAGCGTGAACTTTATGTACGAACTCCCACCGGGCATGAAGAAGGAGCGCGAACAGGAATCGAACGAGTCCGAGTACAAATTCGAATGGCAGCGCAAATATAACGCACCGCGTGAGAGCTACTGCAAAGGGGACACCGAAATTCGTGACCAACC GTTCGGCATTCAGGTGCGCAACGTACGCTGCATAAAGTGCCACAAATGGGGTCATATCAACACGGACAAGGAATGCACCATGTACAGTCTGTCGATGAGCGAGGCAAAGAAACTTCATTCGGAAGCGGAAGCGAATCAAATCCTTTCCAAAGGCGAACTCGAGCAGCAGCTGCGTGACGATGGGCTTGCGATGAAGCGAAGCGCACAGGAGTTGGTTACCTCACACAAGCTCGTTGCCGATCCGGAGGTCGAGCAAGCCGTACCGGAGACCGAATTCATACGCTCGCTtacaaagaagcaaaagaaaaaattgctgaaaaagttggaaaaaatagaaaagcgTCAACGTTCGTCCAAAAAGAAGGGTAAGAAACGTGCTTCCGGTAGTAGCAGTGGTAGTAGCGGCACCGATGGCGATAGTTCGTCTTCATCCGATTCGGAACCGGATAGTCGAGCGATGAAAAAGAAGgtcaaaaaattaaaccacCATCGATCGGAGGATCGAAATGGAGAGCGTAAGGAGCGGGAACGGGAACGGGCCAATGAACGGCGGGACAAGCATCGGCATCCCCGTAGTCGATCACGTTCACCGCACGCCGGGTCGTCTCGCACCCATGACGCAAAGCAGGGCAAGCGCCGTGATCGTTCCGTCAGTCCACCAAGGCGAGATCGCAGCAGACGTTAG
- the LOC118511852 gene encoding rhythmically expressed gene 2 protein: MSLSRFRLITFDVHNTLLQFRSSPGKKYGEIGAMFGINNNNNQLVANYVQSWHKMNRLHPNFGLKTKISYKQWWQMMIDGIFNENGTHNTPPEKIEQMTEHFMEYFKTSVFWQHCYGSVEFLNYLKLQQHVESNGQKQPPFKLGVISNFDPRLDVLLRNMKINHYFDFVLNSYDVGYMKPAQEIFDRAIKAAEIKDLKPHQCLHIGATPATDYFGARNAGWYSLLVHEKSAEELTRKYGQLVEDNHVFSSLFDIHKKISNDYMRW, translated from the exons atgagtCTGTCTCGGTTCCGTTTGATCACGTTCGATGTGCACAACACGTTGCTACAGTTCCGTTCCAGTCCGGGCAAGAAATATGGTGAAATTGGTGCAATGTTTggaatcaacaacaacaacaaccaactgGTGGCAAACTACGTCCAGAGCTG gcacaaaatgaatcgacttCATCCGAACTTTGGACTGAAGACTAAGATTTCCTACAAACAATGGTGGCAGATGATGATAGACG GCATTTTCAATGAAAATGGCACCCATAACACGCCACCGGAGAAAATCGAACAAATGACGGAACATTTCATGGAGTACTTCAAAACGAGCGTGTTTTGGCAGCATTGCTACGGATCGGTCGAATTCCTAAACTACTTGAAACTGCAACAGCACGTGGAGTCCAACGGCCAGAAACAGCCGCCCTTCAAGCTGGGCGTGATTTCCAACTTCGATCCCCGGCTGGACGTGCTGCTGAGGAATATGAAAATTAATCACTACTTCGACTTTGTGCTCAACTCGTACGACGTTGGGTACATGAAGCCGGCCCAGGAAATCTTTGACCGAGCCATCAAGGCGGCCGAGATAAAGGATCTCAAACCTCACCAGTGTCTGCACATTGGGGCTACCCCGGCGACGGATTACTTCGGTGCACGGAATGCGGGATGGTACAGCTTGCTGGTGCACGAAAAGTCTGCCGAAGAGTTGACGCGAAAGTATGGCCAGCTGGTGGAGGATAATCATGTGTTTTCTAGTCTGTTTGATATCCACAAAAAGATATCGAATGATTACATGAGATGGTAA
- the LOC118511853 gene encoding uncharacterized protein LOC118511853 produces the protein MCSNIRRLIPKLNRDLLMPAFRSFHDEFSSKVPLEEIRKQTKEKQQDEVPSARSIAAKYQVFRDTDAPVILDVDEERLLHEAGLQQPEKLQDLPDMYSGIDLSRGKSGVYEIEDLVTVLRLNNAINIFVCTVPKDTKYVDYMCIVSGRSVRHMRGMAEFVRKVFKMKRTPNDIIPKIEGESSSDWMAMDLGNIALHIFSTKAREQYDLESLWSVGSEFDREYNKPSEELVQLFEKHTIYLDDLKPRKREGERSET, from the exons ATGTGCTCCAATATTCGAAGATTAATACCAAAGTTGAATCGTGATTTACTTATGCCAGCATTCCGGTCCTTTCACGATGAGTTTTCGTCAAAGGTCCCGCTAGAGGAAATTCGCAAACagacaaaagaaaagcaacaggACGAAGTCCCCAGTGCTCGGTCGATTGCCGCCAAGTACCAGGTATTTCGAGATACCGATGCACCGGTGATTCTGGACGTAGATGAGGAAAGGTTACTGCACGAGGCAGGATTGCAACAGCCGGAAAAGTTGCAAGACCTGCCGGACATGTACAGTGGCATCGATTTATCCC GAGGCAAAAGCGGAGTGTACGAGATAGAAGATTTGGTCACCGTTCTAAGGCTAAACAACGCTATAAATATATTCGTATGCACCGTGCCGAAGGATACCAAATATGTCGATTACATGTGCATTGTTTCGGGGCGCAGCGTAAGGCACATGCGAGGAATGGCAGAGTTTGTGCGGAAAGTGTTCAAAATGAAACGAACCCCAAACGATATTATACCTAAAATTGAGGGAGAATCAAGCAGCGACTGGATGGCGATGGATCTTG gTAATATTGCACTGCACATTTTCTCCACAAAAGCACGAGAACAGTACGATCTGGAATCGCTCTGGAGCGTTGGGTCTGAGTTCGATCGAGAGTACAACAAACCAAGCGAAGAACTGGTGCAACTGTTCGAAAAGCACACTATCTATCTGGACGATTTGAAACCACGGAAAAGAGAAGGTGAAAGGTCGGAGACGTAG